From the Actinomadura luzonensis genome, the window AAACGGCTGCTGGTGCGGGCGCTGCCCGCCGACCTCTACGCCTCGTCGCTCGCCGAGCCGCTGGCCGTCAGCGCCCCGCTCGCCGTGCTCGACGGCACCGACGTCCGCGACCTGGCCAGGGCGGACGCGGCCCTGCTGCTCGTCGGCCTCGGCCGGGTCACCGCCCCGCAGGTCGCCGCCGCCGCCCGCCACCTCGGCCGCCAGGACATCCCGGTCATCGGCGTGGTCACCGCCACCGACGCGATGCCGGAGTTCGTGCCGCTGCTGGAGCCGCGTCCGCACTCGCCGCTCGGCAAGCTGGTCGCCACCGGGGAGTTCCCCGTCCCGGGCGAGCTGGCGGCCGGCGACTTCGCCGGCGCCGGGGGCGCCGCCGCGGGCGCCGAGGGCTTCGGCGTCAGCCTGTCGGCCGAGACCACCCCCATGCAGCCCCTCCGCCGCCCCCGCCCAGGCCGCCCCACATGACCGCACGTCCCCACGAGCCCGCCGACCCGCCCCGACGAGCGAGCGGCCCGGCCGCCCGCCCCCCGGGTGACCCGGCCGTCGGGCCCCTGGGCGGGCCGCCCCCCGCACTCCCCCAGCCCGAGCCGCCCGCCACCCCCCCGGGGCTCACCGACCACCCCCTCACCAGGTCCCTGGACGCATCGACGGGGCACCGCCTGGACGCACCCACCGGCCCTCCGGGGCTCGCCAACCGCCCCCTCACCGGGTCCTTGGGCAAGTCGACGGGGCGCCGCCTGGGCGCACCACCCGCCGGCCCTCCGGGGCTTGCCGACCGCCCCCTCACCAAGTTCCTGGGCGCATCGGCGGGGCGTCGTCTGGGTGGGCCCGCGTGGCCGATCGGGGCGTTGCTGGTGGGTTATCCGGTCTGGTGGGCGCTCGGGTTCGGCGGGCTGTCGGTGATCGTGCTGGCGGTCCCGATGGCGGTGGTCCTGTGGCGGCGGCGGCCCGTCAAGGTGCCCCCCGGATTCGGCCTGTGGTTGTTGCTGCTGGCCGGCTACCTGCTGAGCGCGCTGATGCTGGGCGAGTCGCCCCCCGGCACGTACGGCGAGCTGGGCCCCGGCCGGCTCGTCGGCTACGGGATGCGCCTGGCGCTCTACGCCAGCGTCCTGATCATGGTCCTCTACCTGGGCAACCTCACCGAACGCGAGCTGCCGCAGCTCCGCCTGGTGCGCATGCTGGGCGCGCTGTTCGTGACGACGGTGGCCGGCGGGCTGCTCGGCGTGCTGGCCCCCGGCTTCACCTTCACCTCGCCGGTGGAGCTGCTGCTGCCCGACTGGCTGGGCGGCAACGCGTTCGTCCAGAACCTCATCCACCCGACCGCCGCCCAGACCCAGAAGGTGCTCGGCTACGCCATGCCGCGCCCGGAGGCCCCCTTCGAGTGGGCCAACGCCTGGGGCAGCAACGTGTCGGTGCTGCTGGTCTGGGCGGTGGTCGGCTGGTGGGCGCACGGCGGCGCCCGGCAGCGCGCGTTCCTCGCCGTGCTGGCCGCCCTGGCGGCGGTCCCCGTCGTGTACTCGCTCAACCGGGGGCTGTGGATCGGGCTCGGGCTGGCCGCCGTCTACCTGGTCGTGCGGGTGGGCGGGCGGGCCAGGATCGTGCTGTGCGCGGTGGCGGCCGGGGCGGCGGTGGCATTCGCGCTCAGCCCGCTCGCCGGGCTGGTGGCGCAGCGGCTCGACCGGCCGCACTCCAACGACATCCGGGCCTTCACCGTCACCGCCACGCTGGCCGCCGCCGCCCACTCGCCGGTGATCGGCTACGGCAACACCCGCAACGCGATGGGCAACCACCGCACGATCACGACCGGCCGGACGAGCTGGTGCGGCTCCTGCGGGCACCCGCCGCTCGGCAGCGACGGGCAGCTCTGGCTGCTGATCATCACCCAGGGGTTCACCGGGGCCGCGCTGTACGTGGCCTTCTTCGCCGGCGCGATCCGCCGCCACTGGGCCGACCGCAGCCCGGTCGGGCTGGGCGGCGTGCTGGTGATGGGGCTGGTGCTGTTCTACATGTTCGTCTACGACGGCCTGGTCACCCCGCTCACCCTGTATTTCGTCTCCTTCGCCCTCCTGTGGCGGAACGCCCAGCGGAGTGCCGCATGAACGACGCCGCCGTCCGTCTCGACTACCTGGCCGACACCGTCCGGCTGCTCTACCCCGGCTCGGGGGCGCCGCGGGCGTACAGTGTGCTGCCGCACGCCGCCGTGCCCCGCAGGCTCGCGCCCCGGCGCTGGTGGCACGTGGGGTCGCCGGTCGTGGTGCCCGGTGAGGGGTCGATCGCGGCGCACCTGGGCGAGGTCTTCGGGCGGCCGGTCGAGACGGTCCTGCACGTACGTCCGGCGCGGCGGGCCAACCGCAAGCCGGTGCTGGAGGTGCGGGCCGGCGGGCGGCTGCTGGCGTTCGTGAAGGTCGGCGACGGCGACCGCTCGCGCGCGCTGGTCGCGGCCGAGGCGGCGACGCTGGGCCGGCTGGCCGGGCACGGCCTGCGTACCGTGGTCGTGCCCGAGGTGCTGCACTTCGGCGAGTGGCGCGGGCTCGCGGTGCTGGCGCTGTCGCCGCTGCCCGTGCGGCGCCGCGCCCGCGCGCCCCGCCCGCTGCTGCTGGCCGCCGTGAGCGAGATCGCCGCCACCGGCCCCGGCGCGGCCCCCGCCTGGCACGGCGACCTCGCGCCCTGGAACCTGTGCCCCGCCCCCGGCGGGCGGCTGCTGGTCTGGGACTGGGAGCGCTACGCGGTCGGCGTCCCCTACGGCTTCGACGCGCTGCACCACTTCTTCCACCGCGCGCTGCGCAGGATGCCGCCCGCCGAGGCCGCCCGCGCCCTGGTGGCCAGGGCCGCGCGCGAGCTCGCCCCGCTCGGCCTGACGGCGGCCACGGCCCGGCAGAGCGCCCTGCGCTACCTCATCGCCCTGGCCGACCGGCACGCCGCCGACGGCCACGAGCCGCTCGGCCCGCCGCAGACCTGGCTCAACCCGGCCGTCGACCACGAGGAGCTGCTGGTATGAGGACGATGAAGCGGTCGGTCCTGTCGTTGTCGCGGGCCGCGGGCCGGTTCACCTCGGGGGCGCGGCTGCTGCCGGCGTTCCTGCTCACGGGCGCGCAGCGGTGCGGCACCACGTCGCTGTACCGGGCGCTGGCGCAGCACCCGCTGCTGCTCAAACCCGTGCTGCACAAGGGCGTGCACTACTTCGACGTGGCCTATTGGCGCGGCCCGGCCTGGTACCAGGCGCATTTCCCGCTGCGGGCCGGCGCGGCGCTGCTCACGCACCGGTACGGCGGGCGGTCGCTGGCGTTCGAGTCGTCCCCGTACTACCTGTTCCATCCGCTGGCGGGCGAGCGCATCGCGGCCGACCTGCCCGGGGTCAAGCTGGTGGTGCTGGTCCGCGACCCGGTCGAGCGGGCCTGCTCGGCGCACGCGCACGAGCTGGCCCGCGGCTACGAGCAGGAGCCGCGCTTCGAGCGCGCCGTCGAGCTGGAGGCGACCCGGCTGGCCGGGGCGGAGGAGCTGCTGCGCGGCTCGCCGCACGCGCTGCACCACTCCCACCGCCACCACTCCTACCTGGCCCGCGGCCGCTACGCCGAGCAGCTCGACCGGCTGGAGCCGCTGTTCGGGCGCGACCGCATCCTGGTTCTCGACAGTCACCGGTTCTTCGCCGAGCCGGAGCACGTCTACGACCGGGTGCTGGAGTTCCTGGGCGCGCCGCACCTGGGCTATCCGGTGTTCGAGCGGCACAACGGCCGGCCCAGGACCCGCCCGGTGCCCGAGGTGCTGGGGCGGGCGCTGCGCGACCACTTCGAGCCGTACGACGCGCGGCTGGTCCGCTGGCTGGGCGAGGAGCCGTCGTGGCGGCGGTGACCCCCGCCCACCTGGTCGCGGGCCTGCTGCGCAGGGGCGGGGCGGCGCGCGGCGGGGTCGCGGGCGTGGCGGCGGCCGGGGCGGCGGCGGCGGCGCAGTTCGGGCTGGTCGTGGTCGTGACGCGGACGGTCAGCGCGGCCGGGGCCGGGACGTTCTTCGCGGCCACCGCCGTGGCGCTCATGGCCGCCGGCATCACGAAGCTGGACGCCGGGAACGGGCTGGTGTACTTCATCGCCCGGGCGAAGACCTATGGATATCGCGGCATGACCGGATATATCCGGGCCGCGACCGTTCCGTGCGTGGTGGCGGCCTGCGCCGCCGCCGCGCTGCTGTGGCCGCGGGTGGGGCCGGTGGCGGCGATGGTGCCGGTCATCGTGCTCGGGGACGTGCTGCTGGCCGCCACCCGCGGCTTCGGCTCGCTGCGGCCGACCGTGCTCCTCGACGGCCTGCTGCTGCCCGTCGCCCAGTTCGCGCTGGTCGCCGCCGTGGCCCTCGCGGGGCGGCCCGGCTGGCTGGCGGCGGCGTGGGGGCTGCCGTACCTGCCGGTGCTGGTGCTCGCGGCCGTCGCGGTGCGGGGGCGGGCGCCGCGGTGCCCGTACCTGCCGGGGACGGGACGCGACCTGTGGCGCTACACCGCTCCGCGGTCCCTCGCGGGCGCGGTCCAGGCGGTCCTCCAGCGGCTCGACGTCGTGGTCGTCGCCCTGCTCGCCGGGCCCGCGCAGGCCGCCGTGTACACCGCCGCGACCCGGTTCAAGGTCGTGGGCCAGCTCGCGAACCAGGGGCTCGCGCAGGCCGTGCAGGCCCGGCTGGTGAGCGCGCTGGCGGGCGGCGAGCTGGCGCGGGCCAGGGAGCTGTACCAGGCGGCGACGATCTGGCTGGTGCTGCTGACCTGGCCGGTGTGGCTGGCGTACGCGGTGCTCGCGCCGTGGCTGCTGACCGTGTTCGGCCCCGGCTACGGCACGGCGGCGCCCGTCGCGCTGGTGCTCGCGGCCACCATGATGGTCGCGACGGCCTGCGGCATGGTGGACGTCGTGCTCACCGCCGCCGGGCACACCGGCGCGAGCCTGCTGAACCTGCTGGCGGCCGTGGCCTGCACGCTGGCGCTCGACCTGGCGCTGGTGCCCGCGCACGGCGCGCTCGGCGCGGTGGCGGGCTGGTCGGGCGGGGTGCTGGTGAAGAACCTGCTGCCGCTCTGGCAGCTCCACCGCCGCTACGGCCTGCACCCGTTCGGCCGCCACACGCTGCCGGCCCTCCGCCTCCGCACCTGGGCGGCCCCGGCATGACCGCCGTCCCCGGCCCGGTGCTCGTCACCGGGCTGCCGAGGAGCGGCACGTCGTGGGCGGGCAGGATGCTGACCGCGGGCGGCTCCCTGGTCTACGTCAACGAGCCGCTCAACCCGCAGCACCCGCCCGGCCGCTGCCCCGGCGTGCTCGCCGCCGAGGTCACCCACCGCTTCCAGTACATCTGCGACGACAACGACGACCTCTGGCTGCCCGCCTTCCGCGACACCGTGGCGCTGCGCTACCGCTGGCCGGCCGAGCTGCGCGCGAACCGCCGGCCGTACGACCTGGCCCGCCTGCTCCGCTACGGCACGGCCTTCGCGCACGGCCGGCTGACCGGGCGGCGGGCGCTGCTGGACGACCCGTTCGCGGTGCTGAGCGCGGGCTGGTTCGCGCGGCGGCTGGGCTGCCGGGTGATCGCGCTGGTGCGGGAGCCGGTGTCGTTCGTGGCGAGCTGGCAGCGGCTGGGCTGGGACGCCGACCTCCGCGACCTGCTGGACCAGCCGCTGCTCGTCCGAGACCACCCTGAGGTCGCGGCCCTCGGCCCCGCGCTCGACCGCGCGCTCGATCCCGTCGCCAGGATCGCCGCGCTCTGGCGGGCGACCCGGGCGGTCCTGGCCCGCACGCCCGGCATCCTCGTCGTGCCGTACGAGTCGCTGGCCGCCGACCCACTGGCCGGCTTCCGCCGCCTGTACGCCCACGCCGGCCTGCCCTGGACCCCCGCCGCCGAGCGCCGGATCCGCCGGGCGTGCACGGGCCCCGCGCGGGCGGGCGGCGCGTTCCGGTGGTCGGGCCTGTCGCGCACGGCCTACCGCCGCATGGACTCCCGCCAGGCCCTGGCCGACCCCGCGCGCGGCCTCACCCCGGACGACGCGGCCCGCGTCCGCTCGCTGACCGGAGCACCCGGACCGGCGACACCGACCTGAGCACCCGGGCGGCGAGGCACCGGCCGAGCAGCCGGGCCGCGAACGGCAGGTCGTCCACCAGGTAGCGGCGCGCGAGCCGGGCGGGCTCGGCCATGAGCCGGTAGGCCCATTCCAGCCCCGCCCGCCGCATCCATCCCGGCGCCCTCGGCACCACGCCCGCCGCGAACGCGATCGCCGCCCCGCACCCGAGGAACCACGCGCGCGGCAGGTCGAGACGCAGGTCGGCGATGAGGCGGTCCTGCCGGGGGAAGCCGAGCCCGACGAGGACCAGCCGGGGACGGGCCGCGACGACCTTGCGCCGGACCGCCTCGCGCCCCTCGCGGCCGGCGTCGAAGCCGTGGGACGGCGCGTGGGCGCCGCAGACCCGCAACCCGGGGAAAGCCCGGACGAGTGCCCGGGCGGCCCGCTGGGGGGCGCCCAGGGGGCCGCCGAGCAGGTAGACCGGCCAGCCCCGGCGGGCCGCCAGGCCGCTGAGCGACCACAGCAGGTCCGCGCCGGTCACGCGCGCGGGCAGCGGCGTGCCCAGCAGCCGGGACGCCCACACCAGCGGCATCCCGTCGGCCACCACCAGGTCCGCCGACGTCACGAGGTCACGTAGGGCGGGGTCGGTGGCGGCGAGGCGGCAGATGTCGACGTTGGGGGTGACGATCCGGCCGCCGCGTCCCGCCGCCAGCGCGTCCGCCACGCGG encodes:
- a CDS encoding sulfotransferase, which codes for MTAVPGPVLVTGLPRSGTSWAGRMLTAGGSLVYVNEPLNPQHPPGRCPGVLAAEVTHRFQYICDDNDDLWLPAFRDTVALRYRWPAELRANRRPYDLARLLRYGTAFAHGRLTGRRALLDDPFAVLSAGWFARRLGCRVIALVREPVSFVASWQRLGWDADLRDLLDQPLLVRDHPEVAALGPALDRALDPVARIAALWRATRAVLARTPGILVVPYESLAADPLAGFRRLYAHAGLPWTPAAERRIRRACTGPARAGGAFRWSGLSRTAYRRMDSRQALADPARGLTPDDAARVRSLTGAPGPATPT
- a CDS encoding lipopolysaccharide biosynthesis protein yields the protein MAAVTPAHLVAGLLRRGGAARGGVAGVAAAGAAAAAQFGLVVVVTRTVSAAGAGTFFAATAVALMAAGITKLDAGNGLVYFIARAKTYGYRGMTGYIRAATVPCVVAACAAAALLWPRVGPVAAMVPVIVLGDVLLAATRGFGSLRPTVLLDGLLLPVAQFALVAAVALAGRPGWLAAAWGLPYLPVLVLAAVAVRGRAPRCPYLPGTGRDLWRYTAPRSLAGAVQAVLQRLDVVVVALLAGPAQAAVYTAATRFKVVGQLANQGLAQAVQARLVSALAGGELARARELYQAATIWLVLLTWPVWLAYAVLAPWLLTVFGPGYGTAAPVALVLAATMMVATACGMVDVVLTAAGHTGASLLNLLAAVACTLALDLALVPAHGALGAVAGWSGGVLVKNLLPLWQLHRRYGLHPFGRHTLPALRLRTWAAPA
- a CDS encoding WecB/TagA/CpsF family glycosyltransferase, with product MRGLVPGGGGPAGAVRQGRVRVGGVGFDAVREEEVVDRVADALAAGRGGRIVTPNVDICRLAATDPALRDLVTSADLVVADGMPLVWASRLLGTPLPARVTGADLLWSLSGLAARRGWPVYLLGGPLGAPQRAARALVRAFPGLRVCGAHAPSHGFDAGREGREAVRRKVVAARPRLVLVGLGFPRQDRLIADLRLDLPRAWFLGCGAAIAFAAGVVPRAPGWMRRAGLEWAYRLMAEPARLARRYLVDDLPFAARLLGRCLAARVLRSVSPVRVLRSASGRGPRRPG
- a CDS encoding sulfotransferase domain-containing protein, with the translated sequence MRTMKRSVLSLSRAAGRFTSGARLLPAFLLTGAQRCGTTSLYRALAQHPLLLKPVLHKGVHYFDVAYWRGPAWYQAHFPLRAGAALLTHRYGGRSLAFESSPYYLFHPLAGERIAADLPGVKLVVLVRDPVERACSAHAHELARGYEQEPRFERAVELEATRLAGAEELLRGSPHALHHSHRHHSYLARGRYAEQLDRLEPLFGRDRILVLDSHRFFAEPEHVYDRVLEFLGAPHLGYPVFERHNGRPRTRPVPEVLGRALRDHFEPYDARLVRWLGEEPSWRR